From the genome of Dictyoglomus sp.:
TGATCTATTCCTAAATTTATATAAAGAATTTAGAAAAGTTTATTCAGGTAAACTAGCTATATATACTTATTTCTATACTCTTCTTCCTTTGAAAAATAGATTGAAGGAACTTCCTATAGATATTTTAGGTGTTGATTTTGTATCAAAAAGAGAGAATTTTGAATTATTAGAGTCTTTTCCAAAGAGTTTAGCTCTTGGCTATGGAATTATAGATGCAAGAAATACAAAATTAGAAACGCCAGAGCAAATTGCGAACCTAATAAAAAAGGCTTTAGATTATATTCCCGAAGAAAATCTATATGTAAATCCCAGTTGTGGCCTTGAATATTTACCTAGAGAAAGAGCCTACGAGAAACTTCTAAATCTTACTCAAGGAGTTAATTTAGTAAGAGGTGATAGAAAATGAAAGAGATAAAATTACCTATATTACCTACAACATCTGTGGGAAGTTTTCCAAAGCCCGATTATCTAGTAAAGGCAAGAAATCAATATACAAGAGGATTAATATCTTACTCTACCCTCCATGAGTTAGAACTAAAAGCAACAGAGGAAGTAATAAAAATGCAAGAAGAAATAGGAGTGGATATTCTTGTTCATGGAGAAATGGAAAGAGGAGATATGGCCACCTATTTTGCAGAAAATCTAGAAGGATTTACTATTAGTGGACTAGTTAGATCTTACGGAAACAGATATTATAAAAAGCCTATTGTTATAGGAAAGATAAAAAGAAATAAACCTATAACTATTGATATGTTTAAATATGCTCAAAGTCTTACAAAAAAACCCGTAAAGGGAATGCTCACTGGACCTTATACTATTGCAGATTGGTCCTTTAATGAATATTACGAGAATAAGAGAGACTTAGTAATTGATCTTGCAGAAGTGATTAATAAAGAAGCTTTAGATTTAGAAATAGCAGGAGCTTTGTTTATACAGATAGATGAGCCTGCAGTTCCTACTCATCCTGAGGAAATTGATATTGCAAAAGAGGGATTTAAAATATCCACAAGAAATTTAAAAAGTTTTCTCATCACTCATATATGTTATGGAGATTTTAGACCTATTTGGAAGGAGGTAATAAATTTTCCTGTTCATCAATTTGACTTGGAATTTACAAATAATTCAGATAAACTTTATCCCCTTATTGAAAAGAATGGTTTCCCAAAGGAAAAGTATATAGCAGTAGGAGTTATTGATGTTCATTCCCACAGAATAGAAAGTGTTGAAGAGATAAAGGCTAGAATAAAAGAAGCTTTAAGATATTTTAGGCCTGAACAGATGTTTATAGATCCTGATTGCGGATTAAAGACAAGAACCTGGGAAGAAGCAAAATCTAAAATGCTAAATATGGTAAAGGCAGTAGAAGAAGTAAGAGAAGAGTTAATAAAAGAAGGTTATCCCTCAGAAATAATAATAAAAATGGAGGCCTAAGGATATTAAGATGTACGAAGAATATATATTAAAACAGTGGGGTTTTTGGTTAGATGAACTTTATTCTTTTACTATATTACTAAGAAAAGAACTCTCTCCCTGGTATTTTACAAATAAAGAAGAAAAATCTTGTAAACCAATTGATGGATGGGAAGAGATCAAAATAGGGGATAGATGGCCTTCACAAACTTTTCCTGTCTGGTTTTATCATTTATTGACTCTTCCTACTGATTTATATAATCAGCCTATTTATTTATCTTTAGATTTTGGAGGAGAGGCTCTTTTATATATCAACAGAAAGCCTTTTTTTGGTCTGAATAATTATCATAAAGAGGTTTTACTAGCAAAAGATCAAGATTGTAAAAGTTTTGAAATCTTAGTTGAGGCAGTACCCAAAGGATTAATGGGACAACACCAATATGAACCTAAAATTTTAAAAGCAGAGATTTTTCAAAGAGATGAGGAGCTTTATTCTATTTTTTTAGACTTTTACACTTTATGGGAAGTATGTAAAACTCTTGAAGATATAGACTTAAAAAAGTCAATATTGGAAATTCTAGAAACTACTTTAGGAGAAATAAAACTTCCAACTTCTTTTGAGATTTTTAACTCTAGAGTAAAAGAAACTTATTTAACATTAACGGAATTAAAAAAACTATGGAAAATGCCCCAATTAGGAGAAATAAAAAAAACATTAGATGAAAAAACAAGAGCAAATATATTAGAAAAGGATAGAAAATTAAAAGAAAAATTAGAGATATTAAAGAAGAAGTATCCATCACAAGGAAAAGTTTATACTATTGGGCATTCCCATTTAGATTATGCGTGGCTCTGGCCAAGAAAAGAAACTATAAGAAAAGCTCAAAGAACTTTTTCTACCATGCTTAAGCTTATGGAAGAGTTTAAAGAGTTTAAATTTTTGTGTAGCTCTGCACAGATATATAAAGACATAAAGGAAAATAATTTCTATATATATGAAGAGATAAAAAAGAAAATAGGAAATGGCCAATGGATAGTGGAAGGTGGAATGTGGGTAGAAAGTGATTGTAATTTACCTTCGGGCGAATCCTTAGTAAGACAAATTCTTTATGCTCAAAAATTTTTTGAAAGGGAATTTGGAATAAGATGTAAAATTGCTTGGCTTCCAGATTCTTTTGGGTTTAATGCTAATTTACCACAAATTTTAAAGAAAGCAGGGATAGAATATTTTGCTACTACAAAACTTACATGGAACGAAACAAATAGATTTCCTTATGACTTGTTTTATTGGAAGGGAATTGATGGCACAAGGATTGTTTCCCATATATTTTGCAAGAAAAGTGGCTATAATGCAGAAATGAGTCCAAAGGAAATATTAGACAATTGGAAAGATTATGATCAGAGAAATATTTATCCTGCAACAATTTATAGTTTTGGGCATGGAGATGGTGGTGGCGGTCCTACAAGAGAAATGATAGAAAAATGGCAAAGACTAAAAAACCTTCCGCATTTTCCAGAATTATTAATGGAATCTCCTTTAAAATTCTTTGAAAATATACCAGAAAATTTGCCTACATACTTTGGAGATTTGTATTTAGAACTTCATAGGGGGACATATACAACTCAAGGAAGGATAAAAAGATTAAATAGAAAAGCTGAAAATTATTTATTTATTCTAGAGGCTTTAAATACAATTTCATATTTAAAAAGAGGAAAATACAATCAATTTATTACTGAACTTTGGGAGAAGCTATTAAGAAATCAATTTCACGATATTCTTCCTGGTTCCTCTATAAGAGAAGTTTATGAGGAAACGGAAAAGGAACTAAATGAAATTTTAAATGAAAATCCTGATATTAATTGGATTTTTGGAAATAAAAAGGTAATCTTTGTTTTTAATCCTACATCTTTTCCTCAACCCTTAAAGATAGAACTTTCTTTATCTCCAATGGAAGCTTTATATACCTCTTCTGGAGAGATTCTACCCTATCAAGAAGGAGATAAAACTTTAATTTATGACTCTTCTTTCCTCATTCCTCCTTTGACCTATATAACTTTAGAAGTAAAGGAGAAAAAAGAAAAAGAATTTGAAAAAGATATTAAAATTAGAGAAAATGTTGTGGAAAATAAATTTTTTATCTTAAGGATAAATGAAGATGGAACCTTACAAATTTATGATAAGGAGAGAAAAAGGGAGGCATTTAAAGAAAAGGGAAACCAGATCTGGGCTTTTTATGATATACCAAGAAATTGGGAAGCTTGGGATATAGCACTAAATTACGAAAAATTTGGAATAGAAATAAAAGAAGTAGAAAATATTAAATTTTTAGAAAAAGGACCTTTAAGAGTAAAGATTGAAGTGACAAAAAAATTTAATGATTCAAAGATAAAACAGATATACTGTGTTTACGCAAATTCTCCAAGAATAGATATAGAAAATGAGATAGATTGGAAGGAGAAAAGAATTCTTTTAAAAGCTTTCTTTCCCATAAATGTAAATTCTCCCCTTTCTTTTTATGAGATTCCCTATGGAGTCTATTTTAAAACAACTCACGAGAACACATCTTGGGATAAAGCAAAATTTGAATTTCCTGTTCAGAGATTTATTAATCTATCTCAAGGTGATTTTGGAATAAGCATATTAAATAATGGTAGATATGGACATAGTGTAAAAGAAAATGTGATAGGAGTAACCTTATTAAGATCTCCTGCAATACCTGATTTTTATGCTGATTTAGGAAAACATGAATTTACCTATTCTATATTACTTCATGGAAAAGATTGGAAATATATTACTATAAAAGAAGCAGAAGAATTAAATAGACCTCTCTTTGTAAAAGAAATAGAGAAAGGAGAAATAATAGAAGAATCCATTATAAATTGGAATTCGGAAAATATTGTAATAGGAGCTATAAAGAAAAGTGAAGATGAGAAAGGTATAATTTTAAGATTTGCAGAATATTTTGGATGGGAGAAGGAAATAGAATTTAGCTTTAATTTTCCTGTAAAAGAAGTTTATGAGACAAATCTTTTAGAAGAAAATATTTTAAAGTTAGAGTTAATTGAAAATAGAGTACAAGTAAAGGTTAAACCTTATGAGTTAAAAACTTTAAAAATAATTTTATAAAGAAAAGGAGGGTGAAGATCCCTCCTTCTTAAATTTCTATAGGAATTCCCTTTTCCGAAGATTCATATATACCCATAAGCATTTTCATTACAGTTAATCCTTGTTCTCCTGTTACAATAGGTTCCTTATTTTCTTTAACACACTCAACAAAGTGATCTATCTCTCCCTCTCCCCATTCAGTGGATTTTTCAATTATTTCTATATTAGAGGACATATTCTCCAAATCCTTAAAGATTTTAGGAGGATTTAGTTGAGCACCTCCAAGAGTTCCTAATATAAGATAATTTCCTTCATCTTTCTCTATATTAGAAGCCCAACTAGTCTCAATGGTTAAAGTTGCCCCATTTTCAAATTTTATAAATCCTACTGCAAAATCTTCCACATCAAAGATGGGTTTCCCCTTAGCACCCTTGTTCCATCCTCCCTCTCCTAAACCCTTTGGACCAAAATTTGCGTAGGTATTTCCAAGAATAAATTTAGGTTTTGGCATACCCATAAGCCACCAAACAATGTCTAGGATATGCACTCCAATATCTAAAAGACATCCTCCTCCTGCCATTTCCTTAGTAGTAAACCATGTACCTATTCCTGGAATCCCCTTTCTTCTTAACAAACTTCCCCGAGCATAATAAATCTCACCTAGTTCTCCTTTTTCAATAATCCTTTTTAATGCAGAGTTAAAGGGTCTAAACCTCTGAGTCTGTCCTATCATTAAAATTTTTCCTGATTTTTTACTTGCTTCAACCATATCTTCTGCTTCTTTTACAGAAGTTGCCATAGGTTTTTCACATAACACATGAATCCCTCTATTTAAGGCAGAAATAGTAACAGGTGCATGAAGATAATTAGGGGTACACACACTTATAGCAGTTAAGTTTTCTTTTTCAAACATCTCTTCATAGTTACAATAGATTTTTGGGATATTAAATTCTTGAGCTAAGATTTCTGCTCTGTCTTTATCACTATCTGCAATAGCTACAACTTCTACATCGGAAATCTTTTTGTATCTTGGAATATGAAGATGTCTTGCAATTCCACCAGCTCCAACAATACCTACTCGGATCATATAAACCCCCTTTAGCTTAATTTATAAAAAATCAAACCAAGAGATTATATAAAAAGAAAAAGCCCTAAGTCAAAACTTAGGGCTTTTTTTCAATTTAAAGAAACTTTCTATAAATTTTTAAAATCTTCGAAAATTATTTCTTGCTGGACGATCCTTTTTAGGTTTTGCTTCTGAAACTACAATCTTTCTTCCATCAAGCTCAGTTCCATTATAATTATTAATTATTTTTTGAGCTGTTTCTTCGGATGTTTCTACAAAAGCAAATCCTTTTGATCTTCCAGTGTTTCGGTCTGTTATTAACCTTACACTCTCGATGGATCCCTCCTTGCTAAATAATTTTTGCAGATCCTCCTCTGTGGTCTGCCATGAAAGGTTCCCTACATACAGTGTCTTAGACAATTTTTTGTACCTCCAATTTATAAAAATTTTTCTTAGAAACCTAAGACTCTTTAGTTTAACATAAAAAAATTTTTTGTCAAAAAATTTTTTATTTTTTAATTTCGTCTTTAAAAGTCCTTATAAAAATGATATAAAAAGTTCTAAGAATAAAATTGGAAGAGGTGATAAATGATTAGGGTTGGAGTATTAATAGGAATAAAATCTTCTGAAAGTGAAATAGCAAAAAGAACTGCCCAAAATGTATCTTCAGCTTTAAAATCGAAAGGCTACGAAGTTATAGAAATTCCTATAGATGAAAATCTAGCTGAGAATTTGAAAAAAGAAAAAATTAATGTTGCTTTCATATCCGCTCATGGAATTTATGGTGAAGATGGCACAGTTCAAGGACTTTTAGAATTGTTAGGAATTCCCTATGTAGGATCTCGAGTATTGGCAAGTGCTTTAGCTTTGAATAAAGCTATAGCTAAAAAAATATTTACCTATGAAGGGATTCCTACCCCAAAGTGGATAAATTTGAATAAAAAGGATCTAGAGGAGAAGGGTATAAAAGAAATTCTAAAAATTTTAGAATCTTTTAAGTTTCCGTTGGCAATAAAACCAAGCTCTCAAGGTTCCACCATAGGTTTCTCCCAAGCTAAAGATGAGGAGAGTCTTCTAATTTCATTAGAGAATGCTTTCAAATATGATTACGAAATTATAATAGAAGAGTTTATAAAAGGAAAGGAAATAACTGCAAGCATCTTTGACTGTGAAGAAACAATATGTTTCCCTTTAATTGAAATAATTCCAAAATCTGAATCAGGAGTTTATGATTATCAAGCCAAGTACACTCCTGGGATGAGTGAACATATTATTCCCGCAAGGCTTTCTCCTGAAACTTATAAAAGAGCACAAGAATTAGGAGTAAAAGCTCATAAGGCTTTAGGTTGCAGACATTTCTCCCGTGTTGATATGATAGTTGAGGATAAAACAGAAGAAATATACGTTTTAGAAGTAAACACTATTCCAGGAATGACAGCTACAAGTCTCTATCCTGAAGCATGTCGAGCCTATGGAATTGATTTTCCTGAATTACTTCACTTCTTAATAGAAAAGGCCTTGAGAGAGGGATGATGTCTTACATAACTTTTTATAAGCTATACTATAATTATTCTGAAAAAATTTAGTGGGGTGAAATGATGGAAATAAAAATACCTAAATGTATGAGTACTCAACATCCTGATAATGTGACAACTCCCTTTTTTTCTGAAAGTCCAGAAATTGGTGGAGATGATGAAATAACAGAAGCTTATTACGCTTTTTCTCATTTAGGTTGTGACGAGCAAATGTGGGATTGTGAAGGAAAAGAGGTGGATAATTTTGTTGTTAAAAAGTTATTAACTCGTTATGATTCTTTCTTTTCGGAAAATGTTCTTGGTAAGGATGTTTTTATAACCTTAAGAGTACCAAATCCATTATTTGAAAGAGATGAGGCAAAAATACTAATTGAAACTCTTGAAAGTATACCTCGATCTTACGATACTGCAAGAATTTTTTATCAGAAAGATATAGCTCCTATCTTTGAGATTATACTTCCTTTAACCACTTCTGCAACTTGTCTTAATAGAATATACTGGTATTATCGAGATTTTGTCTATGGAAAGCAATATATCAAATTTAGAAATGATGATTGTACTATAGCAGAATGGATAGGAGATTTTAACCCTAGTGATATTCATATTATACCTCTTTTTGAAGATTGGGATCATATATTAATTGCAGATCAAATTGTAAAAGAGTTTCTAAGAGATAAAGATTTTAAATATATAAGAGTATTCTTTGCAAGATCTGATCCTGCAATGAATTATGGAATGATAAGTGCAGTATTGTTAAATAAAATAGCTCTTCAAAGAATGTATAAACTTTCTGAAGAAATTGGAGTTGAAATTTATCCAATTATAGGGGTAGGATCTGCACCTTTTAGGGGTAATATGAAACCCTCTACCGTTGAAAGAATTCTTAAGGAATATCCAAGTGCTCATACTTTTACAATTCAATCTGCATTTAAGTATGATAATTCTCCTGATGAAGTAAGGGAAGCTATTAAGAAAATACGCTCTCGTTCTAAAGGTTTACCTCATATGGTAGATGAGGAAAGAGCTCTTGAAATAATGAAAAAATATACTCAAGCATATAGAGGACATATTAAGAATCTTGCTAACTTAATAAATGAAGTAGCTAAATACGTGCCCAAAAGAAGAAGAAGAAAATTGCATGTAGGACTTTTTGGGTATCCCCGAGAAGTTGAAGGTATAAAACTTCCACGAGTGATTACTTTTACTGCAGCTTTATACTCTATTGGTATACCACCTGAGGTTTTGGGGTTAGAGGTTTTAGATAAAGAAGATATAAGATTTTTAAAGACCGTTTATGTAAATTTTGAGGAAGATATCTTTGATGCTCTTAGTTATCTTGATATAGAAAATAATTATTTGCCTGAGGAAATTAGAAAAAGTGTTCATAAACTTGACTTTTCTTCTTTCAATATAGAGCACATCAAAATTTCTAGAAAAATTATAGAATTCCTTAAAGATGGAAAATATGATAATGTTCAGGAAGAGGTTCTAAGAGCTGCTTATCTTAGAAAATTCTTAGGATAAGTTTTATAGATAATAATATCATTTCCTGTGCTTGTTCTGACAAGAATTTGAAATAAGTGATGGAATCCAACATAGAAAATTGTTGCCAACTATCTTCCATAATGATATAATTCTTTCGAAAGGAGAGGTGGCCGAGTCGGCTTAAGGCAGCCGCCTGCTAAGCGGTTGTACGGGCAAAAACCCGTACCGTGGGTTCGAATCCCACCCTCTCCGCCATCTTTTAGAAGTTTTCTATAAAAATCTTATTTACTAACTCTTTATATTTTTCAAATTTTTCTTGATATAATCTAGATTTAAAACTAGGAAGTATTTTATCAAATTCGTTGACTAAAAAATATTTTTGAAATTCTTGAGGAAATACTCTTTTTGCTACCAAATAGGCAGTACCTTTACTTGTTAATTCCCTGTCTTTTGATATTAATAAGGGAATACTTAAAATATTACTCTTCAATTCTAACAAATTCTTATATCTTGTCATTCCCCCACAAACAATAATTTTTTCTATGGGAAAACCTAAACCTCTTAACTCTTCAATAATGATTTTAGTTTCAAAAAATAAACCTTCCCATATAGCCTTTTTAAGTTCAGAAATCTCAGTATTTATATCAATTCCATAGAATACCCCTTTTGTATTAGGATTAGGAAAAGGAATGTTTCTTCCTAAAATATAAGGAAAGAAAAATATATTTGTAGGTTTATCAAAACTCCGAGGAATATTCCATTTTAATTTTTCCTTGATCCAATTCCTTATACCTCCTGAAAAATGAATTCCTGCGATAAGATAATAATTTTCTTTAAAGATATAACCTACAGAAAAACCTTTCTTTCCAATATCTTTGTTTAAAAGAGGAAAAGGGATAGATAAGAATAAAGCTTCAGCAGTACCCCACGAATCTAAAAGAACTTTATAAGATAAAGATAAAGAGATACTACCTATAGGGTGATCATGTCCACCTAAGATAACAGGAACAGCTGGGAGAGAGTATTTTTCTTGCCAAGAAGGTAATATTTCTCCTATTATATTCCCAGCAAAGTTAATGCAAGGAAGTAGAGAAATATCTAAATTGCATAGATCAATGATCTCTTTCGACCAGGTCTTATTTTTTATATCAAATAACAACATTCTACTTGCAAGAGTATAGTCTGTTATGAAATTTCCTGTTAAAAGATAATTTAAATAATCAACCACATTTAACCACTTATATCTCTTTTTCCAGATATCTTTTAAGTTTTCTTTAACCCAAAGAATTTTTGCTAAAGAGTATTTTGGAGATATTTTTAATCCTGTAATTTCAAATATCCTATCTTTACCTATTTTTTCTAATATCTTAATCTCTTTTTCTCCTCGTATATCCAACCATGAAAATATATCTGTTAATGGATTTCCGTGATAATCAATTAGAAGGCCTGATTCTCCCATTCCTGAGATAGCTATTCCTACAAGTTTTTTTCTTCGATTTTCTAAGATTTCGAAAGTTTTATCTAAGTAATTTTTTAGTATAAACGGAGATATAGAATAATCTTTATTAAAAGGAGTAGGAAAAAATTTTTTAAAGATGATTTTTCCTTCTCTATTCCAAAGAAAGATTTTAAAGTTTGTTGTTCCCAGATCTATAGTTAAAATATACATAACTATGTAGATTATACAATAAACTCAAAATTGACACAGCAAATTTTTCTTTTTATACTATAATTGTCTCGTATAGTCCCAAGGATAAGGCTTGGGAGTTTCTACCAGGCAACCGTAAATTGCCTGACTACGAGTGGAAGAGTCCCTTAGGGCTCATTCAGAGTCCAAGCGGGACTGGCAAGACTTGTTAGTCTTGCTACACCGAAGGGATAAAAACCCAGGCGGGTAGGTTCCCTCGTATGAGTCCTACCTTCCTGGGTTTTAAAATTTATAATGGGGTGAAAGAATGCTAGATAGATATTGCAGAAAGGAATTAAAAGAAATTTGGTCTGATGAGAATAGATATAGTCTTTGGCTTAAAGTAGAGTTAGCCTTTTTGAAGGCGCGTGCTTTTTATGGAGAGATTCCTACAGAAATAGTAGAAGACATAGAAAAAAAAGCAAAATTTTCTGTCGAAGAAATAAGAGAAATAGAAAAAGAAACAAATCATGAAGTAATAGCCTTTTTGAGTAATGTTTCTCAATATGTAGGGAAAGGCTCTGAATATATCCATCAGGGTCTAACTTCCTCAGATATTATGGATACAGCTTTTTCCTTACAAATTCTCTCTTCCTTAAGTTATATTGAACAAGATATTCTAATTCTTTTAGATATTCTAAAAGAGAAAGCATTAGAATATAAAGATCTTCCCATGATTGGAAGAACTCATGGGATGCATGCTGAACCTATAACTTTGGGTTTTAAATTTTTAGGTTGGTGGTCAGAATTAGAAAGAGATTTAGAAAGACTTAAAAGAGCAAGAGAAAATATAAGATTTGGTAAATTTTCAGGAGTTGTAGGAACTTTAGCTCATATAGAACCAAAAGTTGAGGTAAAAGCTTGTGAAATTTTAGGACTTAAACCCGAACCAGTAGCAACCCAAGTTATTCCTAGAGATAGACATGCAGAAGTTATGTATAGTTTAGCAATGCTTGCTACTACTCTAGAAAGAATTGCTCAAGAAATAAGACATTTGCAGAGAACTGAAGTAGGTGAATTAGAAGAACCTTTCAGAGAAAAACAAAAAGGATCTTCTGCTATGCCTCATAAGAGGAATCCTATATTATCTGAAAGAATATGTGGTTTGGCAAGAGTAATAAGAGGGTATTTAATAACTGCCTTAGAAAATATTCCCCTCTGGCATGAAAGAGATATAAGTCATTCTTCTGCGGAAAGAGTTATTTTCCCTGATGCTACTTCTTTATTAGATTATCTTTTAAATCTTATGATTAATATTATAAAGGATCTAAAGATTAATAAAGAAAAAATATGGAAAAATTTAGAAATGAACCAAGGAGTGTTTTATTCACAAAATCTTTTAATTGCCTTAACAGAAAAAGGGATTCCAAGAGACATTGCATATTCTTGGATTCAAGAAGATTCCTTTAGATCAATGAATGATAATATTTCTTTTAAAGAGGTAGTATTAAAAGATGAGAGAATAATAAATAAATTATCTAAGGAAGAAATAGAAAAATGTTTCTCTTTAGATATTTTTTTAAAGAATATAGACATAATTTATAATAGAGTTTGGAATACCAAAAGATTGGAGGAAGAAAATCTTGGGGAAATGGTGGGTTAAATTAGAAATATTTTTAAAAGAAGGAATCCTAGATCCTCAAGGTAATACTATTAATTCTGCACTTCACTCTCTGGGTTTTGAGGAAGTAGAGGAGGTTCGTATGGGAAAAATTTTGAAACTTAAGATGGAAGGGGAAACTGAAGAAGAAGTTAGAGATAAAGTAAAAAGAATGAGCGAAATTTTTTTAGCAAATCCTGTAACAGAGAATTTTGAGATCAAGGTAGAAAAGATATGCGAGTAGGTATTGTAGTTTTTCCAGGAACAAATTGTGATTATGATACCTTCTGGGCTTTGAAGCTAGCTGGATTGAACCCTGTTTTTCTATGGCATAAAGAAAAAGACCTTAAAGATGTTTCCGCGGTAATTCTTCCTGGTGGATTTTCTTACGGTGATTACTTAAGAGCCGGAGCTATCGCAAGATTTTCTCCATTAATTGATAGAATCTTTGAATTTGCAGAAAAAGGTGGTTTAGTTTTGGGAATATGTAATGGTTTTCAGATATTACTGGAAATGGGGCTTCTACCAGGTGCCATGCTTCCTAATGATACTAATACTTTTATATGTAAACCTGTTTATTTAAAAGTAGAAAATAATGATTCTCCCTTTTTAAGAAAATATCAAGTAGGCGAAATATTAAAGATGCCTATCGCTCATAAAGAAGGAAGATACTACATCCCTGAAAGAGATCTTTTAGCTTTAGAAAGGGAAGGACAAGTAGTGTTAAGATATGTGGGACCGAAAGGAGAGTCAGATTTAAAATTTAATCCTAATGGTTCAGTAAATAATATTGCTGGAATTGTAAATAAAAAAAGAAATGTTATGGGCTTAATGCCTCATCCTGAAAGAGCTGTAGAAAAATTATTGGGTAGTGATTCGGGTTTAAGGTTATTTTTATCCCTTTTAGATTAGGGGGTAATTACATGGGAATTCATGGATTAAAAGATGAAGAAATTCGACATGCGAGAAAATTATTAGGAAGAGAACCTAATGATATTGAATGGTCCGTGATTTCTGTCATTTGGTCGGAACATTGTAGTTATAAACATTCAAGAAAGTATTTAAGAAATTTTTTAACAAAAGCTAATTGGGTAGCTCAAGGTCCAGGAGAGAATGCAGGAGTAATAGAGTTAGGAGATGGTTACAAACTAGTCTTTAAAGTAGAAAGTCATAATCATCCTTCGGCGGTAGAACCTTTTCAAGGTGCAGCAACAGGAGTAGGTGGGATTGTAAGAGATATCTTGGCTTTAGGAGCAAGACCCATCGCACTATTAGATTCTTTAAGATTTGGACCTCAGGATAATTTAAGAAATAGATATCTATTTAATGGAGTTATATCTGGAATAAGTTTCTACGGTAATTGTATTGGAGTTCCTGTAGTGGGTGGAGAAATTTTCTTTGAAGAATGTTATAGCTCTAATCCTTTAGTAAATGTTATGTGTGTAGGAATAATTCCTCCAGAAGGAAAAATATATAAGGGGAAAGCAGAAGGTAAAGGGAATTTAATATTATTAGTAGGAGCAAGAACAGGTAGAGATGGAATTCATGGAGCAAGTTTTGCATCAGAAAAATTAGAAGAAGATATACATTCTCAAAGGCCATCAGTCCAAGTTGGGGATCCTTTTATGGAAAAACTTCTTATTGAAGCATGTTTAGAGGCTGGATCTTTAGATGGAGTTATTGGAATCCAAGATTTAGGTGCTGCAGGACTTGTTAGTGCTTTATCAGAATCTGCAAGTAGAGGAAAATCAGGGGTAGTGGTTTATTTGGATAAAGTCCCTCAAAGAGAAAGAAATATGACTCCTGAGGAGATTTTAATATCTGAATCTCAAGAAAGAATGATTCTTGTTGTTAAGCCAGAAGAGATTGAAAAAATTAAAAAGGTTTTTCAAAAATGGGATTTAGAGGCAGAAGTTATTGGAGAGGTAATAGAAGAAGAAAAATTTATTGCTTATTTTAAAGGTGAAAAGATTGTAGATCTACC
Proteins encoded in this window:
- the purQ gene encoding phosphoribosylformylglycinamidine synthase I, translating into MRVGIVVFPGTNCDYDTFWALKLAGLNPVFLWHKEKDLKDVSAVILPGGFSYGDYLRAGAIARFSPLIDRIFEFAEKGGLVLGICNGFQILLEMGLLPGAMLPNDTNTFICKPVYLKVENNDSPFLRKYQVGEILKMPIAHKEGRYYIPERDLLALEREGQVVLRYVGPKGESDLKFNPNGSVNNIAGIVNKKRNVMGLMPHPERAVEKLLGSDSGLRLFLSLLD